CTAACTCATCATGCCTCCACCGAATTAATGCTTCTACCCCCTCAACCTTATTTTCTTGAATATTTATTTTAGGCTGATAGTGTAAAAAAAGTTCTTGTTTTTCTAGAGCAAACCTTAGTTCCTTCTCCAGAATGACTCTTCGTTGGTTTTGCATAAGATAAGAACAATCAAAAACCTCTACACGATTTTTTCCTAACTCTTTTGCTTTATACATTGAAATATCAGCATACTTTATCAACTCATTGATATCTTGACTATCCTCAGGGTACACACTAACACCTAAGCTGGTTGTTATCGTAAGTTGTTGATTATTAATCATGTAGAAATCACTTATTTTGTCTACAATTGAACTGGCAATGTCAAAGGCCTGTTCCTTATTAACCTTGGATAGTAGAATGATAAATTCATCCCCACCCTGTCTTCCAATAAGAGAATCCTCTGGGCACACTTGTTTCAAGCGATTAGATACTTGGATGAGTAACTCATCACCTTTATCATGACCAAATGTATCATTAATCAATTTAAATCGATCCAAATCCAAAAATAAGATAGCTCCAAATACATTCTGATCTAATTCTTTTTTCAGCCTCTCTGCTAACAAATCACGGTTTGCTAGACCGGTCAATTTGTCGTGGTATGCCATGTAATTAAGCTTTTCCTGTGTTATATAAACATGGTTAAAAGAAGCAGCTAATTCTTCGCTCATTTTCTGTAAATTCCGAGATAGTACATCCAATTCTTGAAATTGACTGACAGGAAAACCCACTTCAATCTTATTTCGATTTACAATACGTCGTTGAACTTCCGTTGCGATATCCCCTAAATACCTAATTGGCTTAAATAGATTATGAGACAATAGATAACTAAACATAATAATAATATAGGTGATAATCACGGAAAGAAGAAAAATCTTTACATAGACGTTGTATAAATCTTGTTGATAGGAACGAACAGGTGCATCAACGATAATCGTCCACGGTACAGCTTCTAATTTTACCTCGCTTCTGTAAAATGATTGCTTCCACCTGTTCATTGCGGCCATATTTTCTTGGTCAGGTTTATATAGACTGATTGTTTCCTCCTCTTTTTGTTCAACTGCGTTGGCTGGTTCATTAAACTTTGATAATACTTTCCTTTCTGAGCTTGTTGACGCAATTAAGTGTTGATTTTTATCTATTAATGATAATTGGAAATGCTTATCTTGCTGTTCGTTTTTTAACAAACGATTTACATATTCGAGATTTAACGCCCCAGTCACATGTCCTTGAAATCTCCCCTTATTATGTATTGGGTAGTTAATTGTTACAGTAGGCGTAGTTATGCCACCTCTACCTACAAATACTTCTGATACCACAATATCATTCGTTTCTTTCAATTGTTTAAAGTATTCTCTATCCGAAAAGTTTAATAAAAGAGTAGAATCATCTTGTTTATTTTTTGGGGGGTAAAACCCAAAAACCTCACTATTTTCATCAGCTACATAAACATTGTGAAAATTAGGGAAAGATTCAACCGTTTGTTTCAGGTTTTGTTGGAGCTGCTCTGTTGGGGAAAGTTTTTGAACAGAATCATTTAAAGCTAATGCTTTGATGGGATTAAGATGATAATCTATGAAAGTCTCCAAGGAAATTTTAACATTTTTTCGAGCCTCACTGAGATTTTCTTTAATTTCATCTTCTGTTTTTTCAAATTCTCTTTGCCCTTGGTTT
This genomic stretch from Pontibacillus yanchengensis harbors:
- a CDS encoding EAL domain-containing protein encodes the protein MGKQAMIQKTLPLLFIVLGYILSSFHVSLFLGVDFLFGSIVTVIVICVYGWKYGLLAGFISSLYTIILWGHPYAVIIFTVEAFFLGFLYEKRNYKNIVLLDGAYWLLIGAWVTLCLYHFVLDMSWIATILVTLKLMLNGVFNTLLASILVDITPFKRWVTRNNSKILLENVLFYSVLSLFLIPIIILVTNQGQREFEKTEDEIKENLSEARKNVKISLETFIDYHLNPIKALALNDSVQKLSPTEQLQQNLKQTVESFPNFHNVYVADENSEVFGFYPPKNKQDDSTLLLNFSDREYFKQLKETNDIVVSEVFVGRGGITTPTVTINYPIHNKGRFQGHVTGALNLEYVNRLLKNEQQDKHFQLSLIDKNQHLIASTSSERKVLSKFNEPANAVEQKEEETISLYKPDQENMAAMNRWKQSFYRSEVKLEAVPWTIIVDAPVRSYQQDLYNVYVKIFLLSVIITYIIIMFSYLLSHNLFKPIRYLGDIATEVQRRIVNRNKIEVGFPVSQFQELDVLSRNLQKMSEELAASFNHVYITQEKLNYMAYHDKLTGLANRDLLAERLKKELDQNVFGAILFLDLDRFKLINDTFGHDKGDELLIQVSNRLKQVCPEDSLIGRQGGDEFIILLSKVNKEQAFDIASSIVDKISDFYMINNQQLTITTSLGVSVYPEDSQDINELIKYADISMYKAKELGKNRVEVFDCSYLMQNQRRVILEKELRFALEKQELFLHYQPKINIQENKVEGVEALIRWRHDELGEVSPGEFIPIAEETGLIIPIGEWVIEEACKLLASWKGTNQETRTLSINISIKQLLNEHVLEKLQESIHSYHITPSQLEVEVTESKALEQAELVISKLKIIRNMGIRVSLDDFGTGYSSLSYLKDLPIDVLKIDRSFINELHTQYGRSVVQSIIDVAHSLQMSVVAEGIEEHEQLYTLIKGGCDSVQGFLFAKPMSMEAFLEYEANLEQELETIIEQANH